In Terriglobia bacterium, the following are encoded in one genomic region:
- a CDS encoding GNAT family N-acetyltransferase produces MNVTRINPLEDRRWSLLVQTHPQASVFHTPAWLESLRRTYRYEPVAYVLEDSGHLFAGIPFCSVSSVFTGSRLVSLPFSDHCQPLVADAAQFEMLLAAAERDATRQSLKYLEVRPLPAGLNMETIGALGPNNAVVVHKLDISRTEEQLLASFHSDCIRRKIGKADREHLHYEEGRSEKLLLQFYSMLLMTRRRHGLPPQPMKWFRNLMECFGENLKICLASKDGTAIASILTLSFNKTLVYKYGCSDPRYNSAAGSVFLLWQAIRRAKAAGLTEMDMGRSDYSTPGLITFKDRWGAAQIPVNYFRSGPRRRTATAPKSKMNAAAKRLLTIVPDSMFSALGGLLYRHVG; encoded by the coding sequence ATGAACGTCACCCGCATCAATCCCCTGGAAGATCGGCGATGGAGCCTGTTGGTTCAGACGCATCCCCAAGCCTCGGTCTTTCACACACCGGCCTGGCTGGAATCGCTGCGGCGGACATACCGGTACGAACCTGTGGCTTATGTCCTGGAAGACAGCGGACATCTTTTCGCTGGAATCCCCTTCTGCTCGGTGAGCAGCGTGTTCACGGGCAGCCGTCTCGTGTCGCTGCCGTTTTCCGATCATTGCCAGCCCCTGGTTGCCGATGCCGCTCAATTCGAAATGCTGTTGGCTGCCGCGGAACGTGACGCCACGCGCCAAAGCCTGAAGTATTTGGAAGTCCGGCCACTGCCGGCCGGCTTGAACATGGAAACCATAGGAGCGCTGGGTCCAAACAATGCCGTGGTTGTTCACAAGCTGGACATCAGCCGGACCGAAGAGCAGTTGCTCGCGAGTTTTCATTCCGATTGCATCCGCCGCAAAATCGGAAAAGCCGATCGGGAGCATCTGCATTACGAAGAAGGCAGGTCTGAAAAGCTGCTCCTGCAGTTCTACTCCATGCTTCTCATGACCCGCCGCCGGCATGGACTCCCGCCTCAGCCGATGAAATGGTTCCGGAATCTGATGGAGTGCTTCGGCGAGAACTTGAAGATCTGCCTGGCATCGAAGGACGGAACGGCCATTGCCAGCATTCTCACACTCTCGTTCAACAAAACGCTCGTATACAAGTACGGCTGTTCCGATCCCCGTTACAACTCCGCCGCCGGCTCTGTCTTTCTGCTTTGGCAGGCTATCCGGCGCGCCAAAGCAGCCGGACTGACTGAAATGGACATGGGACGCAGCGACTACAGCACTCCAGGTCTCATTACTTTCAAGGATCGCTGGGGGGCGGCGCAGATACCGGTCAACTACTTCAGATCCGGCCCCAGGCGCAGGACGGCGACCGCCCCGAAATCCAAAATGAATGCGGCGGCGAAACGGCTGCTGACGATTGTTCCGGATTCGATGTTCAGCGCGTTGGGAGGATTACTTTACCGCCATGTCGGCTAA
- a CDS encoding glycosyltransferase family A protein, with protein MPNNRYLLITAARNEEAYIRKTLESVVSQTQWPVRWLIVSDGSTDRTDELVLEFALRYDFIQLLHLENGSTRSFSSKAFALNAGYDAIKHLAFDWLGFLDADISLPANYYEVLMTMFNTQPDLGLAGGTIVENRNGQWEVRASHSLTDVGGQMQLFRRKCYDDVGQFVPLQWGGEDTVANFLARRRGWQVHVFHDLRVCHHRQTGTEGATVCRARFRNGLCDYYLGYHPIFELAKCFRRLFEPPWGIGSLLRFCGYTWPVLLQQKPSMSADFVRYIRRRQIQKLLLRAGGDA; from the coding sequence ATGCCCAATAATCGCTATCTCCTCATTACCGCTGCCAGGAACGAGGAAGCCTACATCCGCAAGACGCTCGAGTCCGTCGTCAGCCAGACGCAATGGCCGGTCCGCTGGTTGATCGTCAGTGATGGTTCCACGGATCGCACGGATGAATTGGTTCTGGAGTTCGCCCTGCGTTACGACTTCATCCAGTTGCTCCACCTTGAAAACGGCAGCACGCGTTCATTCTCGAGCAAAGCATTTGCGCTGAATGCCGGCTACGATGCAATCAAGCACCTTGCATTTGATTGGCTGGGCTTTCTCGACGCCGACATTTCCCTCCCCGCCAACTACTACGAAGTATTGATGACGATGTTCAATACGCAGCCCGACCTGGGTTTGGCCGGAGGTACGATCGTCGAAAACCGCAATGGACAGTGGGAGGTTCGTGCGAGTCATTCGCTGACCGACGTTGGCGGACAGATGCAGCTATTCAGGCGCAAGTGCTACGACGACGTAGGGCAGTTTGTTCCCCTGCAGTGGGGCGGAGAGGATACCGTCGCGAATTTCCTGGCGCGCAGGCGGGGCTGGCAGGTGCATGTGTTCCACGACCTTCGCGTCTGCCATCACCGCCAAACAGGGACGGAGGGCGCCACTGTCTGCCGCGCAAGGTTCCGCAACGGCCTGTGTGATTACTACCTCGGGTATCACCCCATATTTGAACTTGCGAAATGCTTTCGCAGGCTGTTCGAACCCCCTTGGGGAATCGGAAGCCTGCTTCGCTTTTGCGGCTATACCTGGCCGGTCCTTCTCCAGCAGAAACCGTCGATGTCTGCCGATTTCGTGCGCTATATCAGGCGCCGCCAGATCCAGAAACTGCTGCTGCGCGCCGGAGGAGATGCATGA
- a CDS encoding acyltransferase, with product MATGSNKNTCACRRIAPDVRVGSGVKIYDFVNLYGCTIGDRTKIGTFVEIQKGATVGPDCKISSHTFICEGVTIEDRVFVGHNVVFINDRYPRATTPDGAMQTDSDWKVQNTLVRSGASIGSGSVILCNVTIGQNAIVGAGSVVTKDVPANAIVAGVPARLVRYVNESCLKNPEKLKEAA from the coding sequence ATGGCAACCGGAAGCAATAAGAATACCTGTGCCTGCCGGCGCATAGCGCCTGACGTCCGGGTCGGATCCGGCGTCAAGATCTACGACTTCGTGAATCTGTATGGCTGCACGATCGGCGATCGAACAAAGATTGGAACATTTGTCGAAATTCAGAAGGGCGCGACTGTCGGGCCTGACTGCAAGATCTCCAGCCACACCTTCATCTGTGAGGGCGTGACCATCGAGGACCGCGTATTCGTTGGACACAACGTTGTCTTTATCAATGACCGGTATCCACGCGCGACAACTCCGGACGGGGCGATGCAAACCGACTCGGACTGGAAAGTTCAAAACACGCTCGTCCGAAGCGGAGCTTCCATTGGAAGCGGCAGCGTCATCCTGTGCAACGTGACGATCGGACAGAATGCAATCGTAGGCGCCGGAAGCGTCGTCACCAAAGACGTGCCTGCAAACGCCATCGTTGCGGGTGTTCCCGCTCGACTGGTGCGATATGTCAACGAATCCTGCCTGAAAAACCCAGAGAAACTGAAAGAAGCCGCATAA
- a CDS encoding sugar transferase, producing MDILLSSLGLVLLSPVLLAVTVIIRIVSPGPAFLKQERIGLYKKPFRLWKFRTMRVGADSAAHQNHLRDLIASNTPMVKLDAASDPRVFPFGKLLRRTCLDELPQLINVFRGEMSLVGPRPCMPYEVQHYQEWQKKRFQAMPGMTGLWQVSGKNKTTFTEMVRLDIAYLESVSFPLDLKIICRTIPAIASDPLWAAAVRRKANAQ from the coding sequence ATGGACATTCTGCTGTCTTCGCTTGGACTCGTTTTGCTCTCTCCGGTTTTGCTGGCCGTCACAGTGATCATAAGAATCGTTTCACCGGGGCCGGCGTTTTTGAAACAAGAACGGATCGGGCTCTACAAAAAGCCGTTCCGGCTGTGGAAATTCCGAACAATGCGGGTCGGGGCGGACTCCGCTGCCCATCAGAATCACCTGCGGGACCTGATTGCATCGAATACGCCGATGGTCAAACTCGACGCCGCCAGCGACCCGCGCGTCTTTCCTTTCGGAAAACTTTTGCGGCGCACGTGCCTGGATGAACTGCCCCAGTTGATCAACGTTTTCCGCGGCGAGATGAGCCTGGTGGGACCGCGCCCCTGCATGCCGTATGAAGTGCAGCACTACCAGGAATGGCAGAAAAAGCGCTTTCAGGCGATGCCCGGTATGACCGGCCTGTGGCAGGTCAGCGGAAAAAACAAAACGACGTTCACGGAAATGGTCCGGCTCGACATTGCTTACCTGGAAAGCGTGTCCTTCCCGCTGGATCTGAAAATAATCTGCAGAACCATCCCGGCCATCGCTTCCGATCCCTTGTGGGCAGCTGCCGTGAGGAGGAAAGCGAATGCCCAATAA